A single window of Solanum dulcamara chromosome 5, daSolDulc1.2, whole genome shotgun sequence DNA harbors:
- the LOC129888326 gene encoding LOB domain-containing protein 7-like, translating to MTNIVNNNQNISSGLTPSSLNTTTTTTRVASRGGNGSQACAACKYQRRRCTPDCPLAPYFPVERQKDFLNAHKLFGVSNILKVLKNVAPFHRDNAMKALIFEANIRAGDPVGGCYRVILNLHRLINLYQTELQFVYSEIFRVQAEDIQQHPNNINTKARSVQGINNSMLSFEPSPLQDGFNRLCIGESSNQIVNDESSNQISNQIVKGEVFDDQFETKVAISSSKGKQSFVEHGDLKPYFGNFYDCKGKGVATELSDDKVVSKTRVN from the exons ATGACAAATATTGTcaacaacaatcaaaatatCTCCTCTGGACTCACTCCTTCTTCTCTCAACACAACAACTACTACTACAAGGGTTGCTTCGAGGGGCGGAAATGGATCTCAAGCTTGTGCGGCGTGCAAATATCAAAGGAGAAGGTGTACGCCGGACTGTCCGTTAGCCCCTTATTTCCCAGTCGAAAGACAGAAGGATTTTCTGAATGCTCATAAACTATTCGGTGTTAGTAACATATTAAAAGTTCTCAAAAACGTTGCGCCGTTTCACAGAGACAACGCCATGAAAGCGTTAATCTTTGAGGCTAATATTCGTGCTGGCGATCCTGTCGGAGGATGTTATAGAGTAATCCTCAATCTACATCGGCTAATTAATCTTTATCAGACGGAACTGCAATTTGTTTATAGTGAGATTTTCCGGGTCCAAGCCGAGGATATACAACAACATCCAAATAATATCAATACCAAGGCTCGTTCCGTTCAAGGAATTAATAATAGTATGCTGAGTTTCGAACCATCACCGCTTCAAGACGGATTCAACAGATTGTGTATTGGTGAGTCATCAAATCAAATAGTTAATGATGAGtcatcaaatcaaatatcaaatcaaatagttAAAGGGGAGGTATTCGACGACCAATTTGAAACTAAAGTAGCGATATCAAGTTCAAAAGGCAAACAATCTTTTGTTGAACATGGGGATTTGAAGCcatattttggaaatttttatgATTGTAAAGGCAAAGGTGTAGCAACAGAATTAAG CGATGACAAGGTTGTGTCAAAGACGAGAGTAAATTGA